The sequence gaatagcccgaatttcttcggaaatgttgtcttccaaagctggaatagttactggcttatttctgtagactttagacttgacgtagccccacaaaaaatagtctaaaggcgtcaaatcgcatgatcttggtggccaacttaccggtccatttcttgagatgaattgttctccgaagttttccctcaaaatggccatagaatcgcgagctgtgtggcatgtagcgccatcttgttgaaaccacatgtctaccaagttcagttcttccatttttggcaacaaaaagtttgttagcatcgaacgatagcgatcgccattcactgtaacgttgcgtccaacagcatctttgaaaaaatacggtccaatgattccaccagcgtacaaaccacaccaaacagtgcatttttcgggatgcatgggcagttcttgaacggcttctggttgctcttcactccaaatgcggcaattttgcttatttacgtagccattcaaccagaaatgagcctcatcgctgaacaaaatttgtcgataaaaaagcggattttccgaatggaccacctaagacgcagccgcggtcaacatttaaatgaaattatcatcaaaaagtaaatgtcatgtaccaatctaacgtttaaaataaagaaccgatgagattttgcaaattttatgcgttttattgtttaaaaaagttctcaagctcttaaaaaatcaccttttatgtaTGATGTAACATGGTTTTatcacaggcccgtacccaggatttcgtttcgggaggggcccaaagataaaaaaataatgttactgaagattgattatgtacctaattcttggTGTACCTTTTAtgggtgtttttaacatacactttaaacttttctacTGGAActgttacatttctttacgtttactgtcttgttatttctttaacacatgtctgagaccttctaaatatgtatacataagtttttgatttcgggaagggccagggcccctcgggccccccctctgggtacgtgactgttttATCAATTCACGAATAGTAACAGACAGTTCAACTGTCTTCGGTCGGAATCTTCGCTACGCTGGACAGTCCAACGAATTACAGAttagtgctgcagcgacaattttaacataatcatgGGCTCATGAAAGACAACCTTAAGTGGtagtaaaataacaaaaaagaatttttgcaactctttttgattttataaaacTCTAATAATACATCACAAGACTACTGATTGCATTCTAAAACAACAGCTAGGACGAATCATTGCCAAAGCAAATAAGGTCTCTTAtctaagtaaataaataatatgTCATAGTTatggtaataataatactaataatttgATTCAGACAGCATCATTTGCATTGAAACTCAGGACGTTCAACTTTCTGGAATGATCTTCAATTGGACTTTCAAATGATCGTGCTTCGATGGGCAAGTTTGGGCTTTGCTGAACGTGTTTTCTTCCAACATGCTGATGGAAAATCGGATCAACCGTCGTACTATTCGCAGGTATTTCTAGCGACCTAAAAGTTTCCACGTTGACTTTCGGAAGCCGACGTGTGACTGGAACCGGCGGAAGACTGGTAGTGGTCGTACTACTAGTATTGAACAATTCGTACGGGAACACCTCGAGGTAGTTTCGTGGAGGTTCTATCGTGGAATCAGCCTTGTTACGTTCTGGGTCCGGAAGAGTATCGCCTCCGGGGAGACTAAGCCGATTGATGTCATAATCGCTCTGATCCGGTTCGTACTTACGATCTGCTTCCGAGGATGCTGTCCTGGGATAGAGATTTAAATGAACCATCAATTTTCCCGGTTTCATAGTGGAATGGTAAGACGAATGCGAGGAGCGGTGACGGCTCGTTGAACTGCGAAAATAGCTGTCCTCCATTGGGTACTGTTGGTTCGGAACTGCATGCTTTATCTGTGCAAAATGGTGGTTGTTGAAGTACGGGTGAAAGTTAATGCTAGAATAATTCGGAGTTGGTCTTTTTCTGGTGGTCGGGCGTCGAAAGCTGAAACTTCCGTCAGTCATCGGTTGAATATCTAGCATGATTGAAAACGGCATTCCCCGGGGAGGTTTCTCTTCTGTGCTGGGTTTCTTTTCGGGTGCGAATCTGAACTGATTGGTGGCAAGCAAGTTGATATCACTTGGATTTGCTGGACGGAAATTGTACAGAGGATCAGGCATGTACACACTGGGAACACTGAGCTGACTGTTGATGATCTGTGGTTTCGAGACACGGAGTTCGTGTTGCTTCGATGCATCGCCGAAAAGTGTTGTGATATCTCCGTTCTTTCTCGGATGACGATAAATTCCGGTGAACTTCACTTTGTGATTCCTATACATTGGATTGCTGAATTCTGATGGGTGCTGTTCAAGCTGCGGGATGTACctaagattttgattttttgtagaCGAAAGTTGTTTGAGCACGTCCTGAATGTTGTTCACCAATCCACGGTGGTTTCGTTGT comes from Malaya genurostris strain Urasoe2022 chromosome 3, Malgen_1.1, whole genome shotgun sequence and encodes:
- the LOC131439195 gene encoding uncharacterized protein LOC131439195, with the protein product MSTGGVYVKAYSNNWLSQFGLYKYQSPHEVSRHVSYRHRKISLYGILAMAFVIFFILFIIVNNSESSRRQLIAESFSNETSIESSMAHSILTTPFSANEINSLHQQSIDGRNESKEVAEAVVQRRLHRLDSEAPTLEKNDNLVLFPSAYLKPPKLGSVRKFSDVSPLADNFQAASLDTPRPFRIPKIIEAAIPSGFTKQNRSYAGDDFKGLNPTRQRNHRGLVNNIQDVLKQLSSTKNQNLRYIPQLEQHPSEFSNPMYRNHKVKFTGIYRHPRKNGDITTLFGDASKQHELRVSKPQIINSQLSVPSVYMPDPLYNFRPANPSDINLLATNQFRFAPEKKPSTEEKPPRGMPFSIMLDIQPMTDGSFSFRRPTTRKRPTPNYSSINFHPYFNNHHFAQIKHAVPNQQYPMEDSYFRSSTSRHRSSHSSYHSTMKPGKLMVHLNLYPRTASSEADRKYEPDQSDYDINRLSLPGGDTLPDPERNKADSTIEPPRNYLEVFPYELFNTSSTTTTSLPPVPVTRRLPKVNVETFRSLEIPANSTTVDPIFHQHVGRKHVQQSPNLPIEARSFESPIEDHSRKLNVLSFNANDAV